From Desulfobacterales bacterium:
AGGAGCGGTCGGTGAGCAGGCCGAACTTGTAAAGAACATGGGCCCCGGTCAAGACCGCCAGGACAGTGAAACCAAGGGCACAGACGATCAGGCCGCCGAGCCCGAGAAGGTGCAGGGGCCGCTTGGCAAACCGGGTGATAAAGGTCACGGTCAACAGATCGAGCATGCCCCGGATGTATCGTTCCGCCCCGTACTTGGATCTGCCGTATTTTCTGGGCAGGTTCTTAACCTTGATCTCCGCCAGGGTAAAACCCTTGGAGCTTGCCAGCACCGGGATATAGCGATGCAACTCACCATGGATATCGATCTCCGCAAGCACCTCTTTTCTGTAGGCCTTGTACGGACAGTTGAAATCATGCAGGGAGATCCGGGTAACGAACCTGACCACCAGGTTGAAGATTTTTGAGGGCATGGTCTTGTCCATCTCCGCCTTGCGGGAGTGGCGCCAGCCGACAACCATGTCGTAACCATCTTCAATTTTTTTTATAAAAACAGGGATTTCATCGGGATCCTCCTGCAGGTCCGCATCCATGGTTATGATAATATCCCCCCTGGCGTGACTGAAGCCGGCGCTGTATGCCTCGGACTTGCCGAAGTTCCGGCGGAACTGGATGACCCGCACCCGCTTGTCGGCCTGCCGGATCGTTCGCATGATCTCAAAGGACTGGTCAGTGCTGCCGTCGTCAACAAAAATAATCTCATAGTTGTTGGGCAGCCGGTCCATGGACCGGGTTATGTTCCGGTGCAGTTCCTTGAGGCTTTCCTCTTCGTTGAGAACCGGCAGCACAAGCGAGATGAAAGGATGTTGGGAAAGATCAGCCATGTGCGCTCCTTAAAAGGTTTACAGCCATCCCCTGGCAATATAGTCGTTGATTGTCATGCAAATGCCTTGCCGCAGGTCAACCAGCGGGCAGTAGTGCAGTTCCTGTTGCGCCTTTTTAATGGAGTAGCCGAAGTTGTCCGCCATCATCATCACCTTGCCGCGGGTCAGCATGGGCTCAAAGTCAAAGATTCGGCCCAGCGCTTCCAGCACCGTGGCGCCGGGCGCTGCCAACCCCCTGGGAATTGATATCCGCGGCCGGCCGACATCCAGGGTATCGGCAATGGTATTGATAAGTTCTTTTTTGGTGACCGGCCGTTGGCCGCCGATGATATATATTGCGCCCCTTTTTCCATGTTGCATGGCAAGCCGTATGCCTGAAACAACGTCATCCACGTATACCGGGGTATTGACGCTTGCCCCGCCATTGAGAAAAATCATCCTCCCCTTTTTGACGGCCCTGAAAAGGGGCAGCTTGTGGGTGTCGCCGGCGCCGTAGGTAAAGGTCGGCCGCACGACAAGGGCATCAATTCCCAGTTGGGCCGCTCGCCCGGCGACCTGTTTTTCCGCAACAAGCTTGGCCTTTTCGTAGGGGGTAGCGGGACGGCACGGATATGTCTCATCCGCCTCCCCGGCCTGTTGCAGCGGGCCGGTTACCCCGGCGGCGCTGATATGGATGAAGCGTTCCAGGGCCGAGGCGGCAAACCGCTCCAGCAGATTGATGCTCCCCTGTACATTGACATCATAGAGCGTTGCGTAATCGGTTCGCCACTTACCGAGCAGCCCGGCACAGTGGACAACGGTTGTTATACCCTCGGCAATGCCTTGCAGCGAGGCCGGGTCAGTGATATCGCCGACAAACCGTTGCACTCCCCGGGGCAGGTCGCCATCTTCTCTTCTGGTGAGAGCGCGGACACCATGGCCGTGAAGCAGGAGTTCCTTGACAAGGCGCGCGCCAATCAAGCCGGTTGCGCCGGTTACCAGGATGTTTGTATCGCTGGCCTGCACGGACAAAAGCCCCCATGAATGCACTCAACGGTCTATCTATTGAGTATAGTTTGGTTTTACGGTACCATAAAGCTGTCCACAAAAGCAAAGAAATGACCCGGGGCTGCTGACACGCCTCGGCCGTGATCAGTTAGTGTTAAGGGTGTCCGGCAATCCGGTGACAGAAAAAAAGATGGCGGAGATTGAAGGAAAAGGGGTGGATTACGAGCGTTATGCCCTGCGTAAACTCTTTCACGCATTGGTTTCAAGCTATTCACTGCGGTCGGTCCTGGAGATTCCCGCCAGGGGCGAGAAGGCCATGCCGTCAATCTATTCCCTTGCCTTTGCCGAGGCCGGCTGCCGGGTTTTTTTGATAAACGGTGAGGAAAAGTCCCGGTGGGCCTGGGAGGAGCTGGAACTTTGCGCGGAGTTCCGCAACTGTCCGGACCTGCACCATACCGGTCTGCAAGGTGCAGGCCATGACCTGGTCTGGAATTTCATGCACC
This genomic window contains:
- a CDS encoding glycosyltransferase family 2 protein — protein: MADLSQHPFISLVLPVLNEEESLKELHRNITRSMDRLPNNYEIIFVDDGSTDQSFEIMRTIRQADKRVRVIQFRRNFGKSEAYSAGFSHARGDIIITMDADLQEDPDEIPVFIKKIEDGYDMVVGWRHSRKAEMDKTMPSKIFNLVVRFVTRISLHDFNCPYKAYRKEVLAEIDIHGELHRYIPVLASSKGFTLAEIKVKNLPRKYGRSKYGAERYIRGMLDLLTVTFITRFAKRPLHLLGLGGLIVCALGFTVLAVLTGAHVLYKFGLLTDRSWNMHDRPMLSLGILLMLVGTQFFSLGLLGELFVTGSNRSRSGQQGYSVKQILE
- a CDS encoding NAD-dependent epimerase/dehydratase family protein; the protein is MQASDTNILVTGATGLIGARLVKELLLHGHGVRALTRREDGDLPRGVQRFVGDITDPASLQGIAEGITTVVHCAGLLGKWRTDYATLYDVNVQGSINLLERFAASALERFIHISAAGVTGPLQQAGEADETYPCRPATPYEKAKLVAEKQVAGRAAQLGIDALVVRPTFTYGAGDTHKLPLFRAVKKGRMIFLNGGASVNTPVYVDDVVSGIRLAMQHGKRGAIYIIGGQRPVTKKELINTIADTLDVGRPRISIPRGLAAPGATVLEALGRIFDFEPMLTRGKVMMMADNFGYSIKKAQQELHYCPLVDLRQGICMTINDYIARGWL